One genomic window of Roseobacter ponti includes the following:
- a CDS encoding glycosyltransferase family 8 protein — protein MPVHVAVACDTAYAMPLAVLIASICATAGKAPIVIHIIHPGIDVRLRKRVERSLTAGDVSISWLPIAPERLEQFSATIAGFDHISIAAYYRLLLPELLPSAMGRVLYLDCDLVVMEDLADLWACSLKGALFAAVPELSVRASRAASPEGIYRPACVGMSPDQKLFNSGVMLIDLARWRAEVVAHRCFSYIKAAQSVSRWHDQEALNVVARGDWTALDARWNVTMHAFSKAADMTNTGRHTANPAIIHYNTSRKPWMAGFRGGFLRQFEDYLEQTDWRGTKPSPLSVHRRIFARARRMLSKARRKCRSHAAGMAASRRRWLSRIRRYPVSWRQSENDIRLFIRSTEAELDFDLAAQAGSSGIAQLFHVAGTGTGGQDNLRHLLEIYGRGGWCIVLPACADLSKTDWLRFREMLREKGCNACLMRWGQGSAELRRSQGYAWDAFFHRVVAGPVLFDPATPPETAVAASRVAFFRLSEDAAIGEDCTIIADAETAEDLIRL, from the coding sequence ATGCCCGTCCATGTCGCAGTTGCCTGCGACACTGCTTATGCTATGCCACTTGCGGTCCTGATCGCTTCGATCTGCGCAACCGCCGGCAAAGCGCCGATCGTCATCCACATCATTCATCCGGGCATCGATGTGCGTCTGAGAAAGCGGGTCGAACGGTCACTGACTGCGGGTGATGTATCGATCAGCTGGCTGCCGATCGCGCCTGAACGGCTGGAGCAGTTTTCCGCGACAATAGCAGGTTTCGACCATATATCGATCGCCGCCTATTACCGGCTGTTACTGCCTGAACTTCTGCCTTCTGCCATGGGGAGGGTTCTGTATCTGGATTGTGACCTCGTTGTGATGGAGGATCTGGCAGATCTCTGGGCCTGTTCTCTGAAGGGGGCATTATTCGCGGCGGTGCCAGAGCTGTCCGTGCGCGCATCCCGGGCGGCATCTCCTGAAGGCATTTATCGGCCAGCCTGCGTCGGGATGTCGCCTGACCAGAAACTATTCAATTCCGGTGTCATGCTGATCGATCTTGCGCGCTGGCGGGCTGAGGTTGTGGCTCACCGTTGCTTTTCATACATCAAAGCTGCTCAGTCGGTTTCGCGCTGGCACGATCAGGAAGCGCTTAACGTTGTCGCCCGGGGCGACTGGACTGCACTTGACGCCCGCTGGAATGTTACGATGCATGCCTTCAGCAAGGCTGCGGATATGACAAACACCGGGAGACATACCGCAAATCCGGCGATCATCCATTATAACACATCGCGAAAACCGTGGATGGCAGGTTTTCGGGGTGGCTTTCTCAGACAGTTTGAGGACTATCTCGAGCAGACTGACTGGCGAGGAACAAAGCCGTCTCCCTTATCCGTGCATCGCCGGATTTTTGCGCGTGCCCGCCGAATGCTCAGCAAAGCCCGGAGGAAATGCAGGAGCCATGCGGCCGGCATGGCAGCTTCGCGTCGCCGGTGGCTCAGCCGCATCAGGCGATATCCTGTTTCATGGCGTCAGAGCGAAAACGACATTCGGCTCTTTATCCGGAGCACTGAGGCTGAACTCGACTTCGATCTGGCGGCACAGGCGGGATCATCCGGTATTGCACAGTTATTCCACGTTGCCGGAACCGGCACGGGCGGTCAGGACAATTTGAGGCATCTGCTCGAAATCTACGGCCGGGGAGGGTGGTGCATTGTTCTGCCGGCCTGTGCGGATCTGAGTAAGACAGACTGGTTGCGGTTTCGCGAGATGCTGCGGGAGAAGGGCTGCAACGCCTGCCTGATGCGATGGGGGCAGGGCTCAGCGGAACTGCGCAGATCGCAGGGCTATGCCTGGGACGCTTTCTTTCACAGGGTCGTTGCCGGACCGGTGCTGTTTGATCCGGCCACTCCCCCTGAGACTGCGGTTGCGGCATCGCGCGTCGCATTTTTCCGGCTATCTGAAGATGCCGCAATCGGAGAAGACTGCACGATTATCGCAGATGCGGAAACCGCTGAAGACCTGATCAGGCTCTGA
- a CDS encoding GMC oxidoreductase, whose amino-acid sequence MAGIDARSHPGGRVDCDICIVGAGAAGIALALELNGTPQSVALVESGDTPFRHRPQMLYRGENIGMPNFSVAKSRLRRFGGSTTRWGGQCRPLDTLDFEKREWIDNSGWPLSRAELDPYYERAHRTVSLGPYRYEPSALSREGLCDLPLDPEVIETIIYQFSRRKDFAQTYGAALEASDNVTVWRNANAVEIVSSPNGNEVQTIKARTFNGRKIEFAARTYVLALGGIENARVMLASNRTERAGIGNRHDLVGRYFADHPYFTVGHFEPSGPAFDRNWCVIENYDSQGDITGGHGAFRLPEAVQKREQLNGAAAYLIRRPAHKTGPQYYAPAMRSANFLIEVLRHYDLSDGRLASHVTQAVKGAAQVTRNLAQSVSHKVVPKHVMSVRTVIETTPVRDSRVLLGPARDAFGMQRVQVDWRIREDDKRGLSHLIDSLGAAMARSGAGKLVVDDSRLENGWPASMVGGKHHIGTTRMHEDPAQGVVDPDCRVHGMRNLFIAGSSVFPTAGYANPTLTIVALAIRLADHLRSQPR is encoded by the coding sequence TTGGCAGGCATTGATGCGCGCAGCCATCCGGGAGGTCGCGTTGATTGTGACATCTGCATTGTCGGAGCGGGTGCAGCCGGCATCGCTCTGGCGCTGGAACTGAACGGTACACCGCAGTCTGTGGCGCTGGTTGAAAGCGGCGACACCCCTTTCCGGCACCGCCCGCAAATGCTCTATCGCGGCGAGAATATCGGCATGCCGAATTTCTCTGTCGCAAAGTCGCGCCTGCGCCGGTTTGGCGGCTCAACCACGCGGTGGGGAGGTCAGTGCCGCCCCCTCGACACGCTCGACTTTGAAAAACGGGAATGGATCGACAACAGCGGCTGGCCTCTGAGCAGGGCGGAGCTGGATCCATACTATGAACGCGCTCACAGGACTGTCTCGCTCGGACCTTATCGCTATGAACCGTCCGCTCTGTCACGGGAAGGTCTCTGCGACCTCCCGCTGGACCCCGAAGTGATCGAGACGATCATTTATCAGTTCAGCCGCCGGAAGGATTTTGCGCAAACCTATGGCGCGGCGCTGGAGGCGTCCGACAACGTTACCGTGTGGCGCAATGCCAATGCGGTCGAAATCGTGTCTTCGCCGAACGGGAATGAAGTTCAGACGATAAAGGCACGCACCTTCAACGGGCGGAAGATCGAATTCGCCGCGCGGACATATGTCCTGGCTCTCGGTGGCATCGAGAACGCGCGTGTCATGCTCGCCTCGAACAGAACGGAGAGAGCCGGCATCGGCAATCGCCACGATCTGGTTGGTCGTTACTTTGCCGATCACCCATATTTCACCGTGGGCCACTTTGAACCGTCCGGCCCGGCGTTTGATCGCAACTGGTGCGTCATAGAAAACTATGACAGCCAGGGCGACATCACCGGAGGACATGGTGCTTTCCGTCTGCCTGAAGCCGTCCAGAAGCGCGAGCAGCTGAACGGGGCCGCAGCCTATCTGATCCGACGGCCTGCTCATAAAACAGGGCCGCAGTATTACGCGCCGGCCATGCGATCCGCCAATTTCCTGATAGAAGTCCTGCGTCACTATGACCTGTCCGACGGACGCCTGGCGTCTCATGTCACACAGGCCGTGAAAGGTGCAGCCCAGGTCACGCGAAACCTTGCTCAGTCAGTCAGCCACAAGGTCGTTCCAAAGCACGTTATGAGCGTCCGCACCGTTATTGAGACAACCCCGGTCCGGGACAGTCGCGTCCTGCTCGGCCCTGCAAGGGACGCCTTTGGAATGCAACGGGTACAGGTCGACTGGCGCATCCGGGAGGATGACAAACGCGGCCTCTCTCACCTCATCGACAGCTTAGGCGCGGCAATGGCCCGGTCCGGAGCCGGAAAGCTTGTTGTGGATGACAGCCGGCTGGAGAACGGGTGGCCTGCCAGCATGGTCGGTGGCAAACACCATATCGGAACCACCCGAATGCACGAGGATCCCGCACAGGGTGTCGTTGATCCGGATTGCCGTGTGCATGGCATGCGTAATCTCTTTATCGCGGGCAGCTCGGTCTTCCCGACCGCGGGCTATGCCAATCCCACCCTGACAATCGTGGCACTGGCGATACGCCTTGCAGATCATCTCAGATCGCAGCCCCGCTGA
- a CDS encoding alkaline phosphatase family protein: MTDTDRAPVIMIGLDAAEYSLIEEWMAEGALPNMASLAGRGSSGRLASTARWLVGSPWPSFYTSSSPADHGLYHYLQWRPEQMKHDRPGKDWLPLDPFWRSAARKGRRVIALDVPLTYAPETFPGTEISGWATHELLEKPASQPPDLLRNIEREYGKPPFDAEESRLLSYAEMINVRDQCINTTELVSQVSVDLMKREDWDLFIVCLAATHRAGHQLWDETNISGTLTPEQKAEHKDALRQVYIAIDRGIGDMLEQAGGDATAMVFSLHGMGVNVSRSEVMREMLSRVVEDNAPGAAASAHNKRWVDRLRILVPTSFRAKVKTRLPRILQDWLTLFWRTSNIDWTRTRAFSAFSDLDGYVRVNLKGRESGGIVEPGEEFEALLQKIEAGLLTYADADSGEPLVAETIRATTLFGEDAEIANTLPDIMVRWAPSSAAKHHRITSSQYGEIAWPTPGRHPQARSGNHRPEGFLIAAGASVGKGAGLSGAHIMDLAPTVFSLLELEQPDDFRGKPLFASHQEQGLGRH; encoded by the coding sequence ATGACGGATACTGATCGGGCCCCGGTGATCATGATCGGACTTGATGCTGCTGAATACTCACTCATAGAAGAGTGGATGGCAGAAGGTGCGCTTCCAAACATGGCGAGCCTTGCAGGCAGAGGCAGCAGCGGACGCCTTGCATCAACGGCCAGGTGGCTAGTCGGCTCGCCCTGGCCCAGTTTCTACACCAGTTCGTCTCCGGCTGATCACGGACTTTACCACTATCTGCAATGGCGCCCGGAACAGATGAAGCATGACCGGCCAGGCAAAGACTGGTTACCGCTTGATCCCTTCTGGCGCAGCGCAGCCCGGAAGGGCCGCAGGGTTATCGCACTTGATGTGCCTCTGACCTACGCTCCTGAGACGTTTCCCGGCACGGAGATTTCAGGCTGGGCGACCCATGAACTGCTTGAAAAACCGGCATCGCAACCTCCCGACCTGTTGCGGAATATCGAACGTGAATACGGCAAACCGCCCTTTGATGCCGAGGAATCGCGACTGCTGAGCTACGCGGAAATGATAAATGTACGCGATCAGTGCATAAACACCACTGAGCTGGTCAGCCAGGTCTCGGTTGATCTTATGAAGCGCGAGGACTGGGATCTCTTTATCGTTTGCCTTGCGGCCACCCACCGCGCGGGGCACCAGCTGTGGGACGAAACCAATATCTCCGGCACTCTGACGCCCGAGCAGAAAGCGGAGCACAAAGACGCGCTGCGCCAGGTCTATATCGCAATTGATCGCGGGATCGGCGATATGCTTGAGCAGGCAGGCGGGGATGCAACGGCGATGGTCTTCTCGCTTCACGGCATGGGGGTCAACGTGTCGCGTTCTGAAGTTATGCGCGAAATGCTCAGCAGAGTGGTGGAAGACAACGCTCCGGGCGCGGCCGCCTCTGCCCATAACAAGCGCTGGGTGGACCGTTTGCGGATCCTCGTTCCGACATCCTTCCGGGCTAAGGTCAAGACCCGGCTTCCGCGCATCCTGCAGGACTGGCTCACCCTCTTCTGGCGTACCAGCAACATTGACTGGACGCGGACGCGGGCATTCAGTGCCTTCAGCGATCTCGACGGCTATGTCAGGGTAAACCTGAAAGGCCGCGAAAGTGGTGGCATTGTGGAGCCGGGAGAAGAATTCGAGGCCCTGCTGCAAAAGATAGAAGCCGGTTTACTCACTTATGCAGATGCCGACAGCGGCGAACCGCTTGTCGCGGAGACGATCAGGGCCACAACACTGTTCGGCGAAGATGCTGAGATCGCAAACACCCTCCCGGATATCATGGTCCGCTGGGCGCCGTCTTCGGCGGCAAAGCACCACCGGATAACGTCATCTCAGTACGGTGAGATCGCCTGGCCTACGCCAGGCAGGCACCCGCAGGCCCGTAGCGGCAATCACCGGCCCGAAGGGTTCCTGATCGCGGCAGGTGCGTCCGTCGGAAAGGGCGCAGGCCTGAGCGGCGCACATATCATGGATCTGGCGCCGACAGTCTTTTCTCTGCTGGAACTTGAGCAGCCGGATGATTTCCGCGGAAAGCCCCTGTTCGCATCACATCAGGAGCAGGGCCTTGGCAGGCATTGA
- a CDS encoding glycosyltransferase, translating to MTAPGTEQPLSVSVVIPCRGHAKELDACLRSLLQQDYSGSFEIIVVDSAADDAVLAAGGRYEQVHILRDPGGLLPGEARNLGASRSRARWLAFIDADCVAQADWLRELLRPLQQQMHLAAGAVGQARHWHPISVIDNMMQFAGQSPHQPAERHKIVASCNIAISRRDFEQVGGFPATQEACGEDVLFCYAVNRQWKDAIFFTPAACVAHQGRATWRSLWHHQFRFGQARGRLMLELTQAQRALGRHTWAIPAVMLRRLGWLAQRTFRNHPLEAAQLALFSPVLMVGLAAWSLGFRAGCRAETFNPVAYGDGKT from the coding sequence ATGACGGCGCCGGGTACCGAACAGCCGCTCTCTGTGTCGGTTGTTATTCCGTGCCGTGGCCACGCAAAGGAGCTGGACGCCTGCCTTCGCAGCCTTTTGCAACAGGATTATTCCGGCAGTTTCGAGATCATCGTTGTGGATTCTGCAGCAGACGACGCGGTGCTGGCAGCAGGCGGTCGCTATGAACAAGTCCACATCCTGCGCGATCCGGGCGGCCTGTTACCGGGCGAAGCGCGCAACCTTGGTGCCAGCAGGTCCAGGGCCAGATGGCTGGCCTTCATTGACGCCGACTGCGTCGCACAGGCTGACTGGCTGCGCGAATTACTGCGGCCTCTGCAGCAGCAGATGCACCTCGCTGCCGGCGCCGTTGGCCAGGCCCGGCACTGGCACCCGATCAGCGTTATCGATAATATGATGCAGTTCGCAGGACAGTCCCCCCATCAGCCTGCTGAAAGGCACAAGATCGTCGCAAGCTGTAACATCGCCATCTCACGCCGGGATTTCGAGCAGGTCGGAGGGTTTCCCGCGACACAGGAAGCCTGCGGCGAAGATGTCCTGTTCTGCTATGCCGTGAACCGGCAGTGGAAGGACGCGATTTTTTTCACGCCTGCGGCCTGCGTCGCACATCAGGGACGTGCGACATGGCGCAGCCTGTGGCACCATCAGTTCCGGTTTGGCCAGGCGCGCGGGCGGCTCATGCTGGAACTTACACAAGCCCAGCGGGCGCTAGGGCGACACACATGGGCCATCCCGGCGGTTATGCTCAGACGGCTGGGCTGGCTGGCTCAGCGGACATTTCGCAATCATCCGCTCGAAGCAGCGCAGCTCGCATTGTTTTCGCCTGTCCTGATGGTCGGGCTGGCGGCCTGGAGCCTCGGTTTTCGTGCCGGGTGCCGCGCTGAGACATTCAACCCCGTTGCATATGGAGACGGCAAAACATGA
- a CDS encoding glycosyltransferase family 2 protein, with protein sequence MTGLIDTRSDVAVLAINFNSGDRILRVIRALAEQEQRFSRVLVVDNASEDGSDQKVQEVFPEVEILAMGQNAGLSKARNAGLEALDTPVVLMLDHDIYVQPGSVTAMLDAMRTSKSQVVCPRIRLQPEKNIVQADGATAHFVGTLGLCNAYRTLADTPATSGPVDGCIGACMLVARDEVLAAGGFEPMMFFYFEDLEFSLRMRALGHQIWCEAGAEVLHERGDGTPGLSFRGKGTYPEHRAYFSMRHRLLTIFLHYRWRTILLLAPALVLYELASLVSAIGMGKPRAWGKAWIWQVQNRREILRRRGWIQSRRVRGDRDLLSGGPLPLAPGFLTSRTQKSLAHGFSLLLDGYWRLARRFVA encoded by the coding sequence ATGACGGGACTGATTGATACCAGATCTGACGTCGCAGTCCTTGCGATCAATTTTAACAGCGGCGACCGGATCCTGCGTGTCATACGCGCGCTGGCAGAGCAGGAACAGCGTTTCTCACGGGTCCTGGTCGTCGACAATGCATCAGAAGACGGCAGCGATCAGAAGGTGCAGGAGGTGTTTCCGGAGGTCGAGATACTTGCGATGGGGCAGAACGCAGGCCTGTCCAAAGCACGAAATGCCGGTCTTGAGGCGCTCGATACGCCCGTTGTCCTGATGCTGGATCACGACATCTACGTGCAGCCGGGCTCTGTCACCGCGATGCTGGACGCGATGCGCACATCGAAATCACAGGTCGTGTGCCCCCGCATTCGCCTGCAGCCGGAAAAGAACATCGTTCAGGCTGATGGCGCGACCGCGCACTTTGTGGGCACCCTTGGGTTGTGCAACGCCTACCGGACGCTCGCGGACACCCCGGCGACATCAGGACCTGTCGACGGGTGCATCGGCGCCTGCATGCTTGTCGCGCGCGACGAGGTGCTTGCAGCCGGTGGGTTCGAGCCCATGATGTTCTTTTACTTCGAAGACCTCGAGTTTTCACTGCGCATGAGAGCTCTGGGACATCAGATCTGGTGCGAGGCGGGTGCAGAGGTCCTGCATGAACGCGGCGACGGGACGCCTGGTCTGTCCTTCCGCGGGAAGGGCACATACCCCGAGCATCGGGCATATTTCTCGATGCGCCACCGTTTGCTGACGATTTTTCTTCACTACCGCTGGCGGACCATACTGCTCCTGGCGCCGGCGCTGGTGCTATATGAGCTGGCATCGCTGGTTTCAGCAATCGGCATGGGCAAACCCCGCGCATGGGGGAAGGCCTGGATCTGGCAGGTTCAGAACCGGCGTGAAATCCTCAGGCGCCGGGGGTGGATCCAGAGCAGAAGAGTACGCGGCGACCGTGATCTGCTTTCGGGGGGTCCATTGCCGCTTGCTCCCGGTTTTCTGACCAGCCGCACACAGAAGTCGCTCGCACATGGTTTCAGTCTCCTCCTCGACGGTTACTGGCGCCTCGCACGAAGATTTGTCGCATGA
- a CDS encoding glycosyltransferase family 4 protein, translating to MLDESSRSFRIAMVAACPFPLDRGTPIRIERMARSLTGRGHKVDVFTYHYGGDRPDDGLNIIRIRGSKRYARTAPGPSPTKLALLDPQLAWRLYNATAGVRYDMIHAHHVEGLLVSQMAARRRGLPLVFDVHALLGSELPFYRTSLPSTLVRRVGRVFDRILPGMADHLITVSGEIEQAILQQGKLSQADITCIPNGVERELFASNEITPADQPTIVFAGNFAPYQGIENLLEAFALVRTRVPDVRLVMLSGSDFAPYRAQADALNISDAIEFRSVALSDLGDSLAKCAIAVNPRIDCAGLPQKLLNYMAAGCAIVSFEGSAKHIKNEESALIVPDGSIDAMARCIERLIRDSGLRRKLGQRAQEIARTELSWEQAAARIEAVYTKLLAAR from the coding sequence GTGCTGGATGAAAGCTCCAGATCGTTTCGCATTGCGATGGTCGCCGCATGCCCGTTCCCGCTCGACCGTGGCACGCCGATCCGCATCGAGCGCATGGCACGCAGCCTTACCGGGCGCGGTCACAAGGTGGACGTCTTTACCTATCATTACGGCGGAGACCGGCCCGATGACGGGCTTAATATCATCCGTATCCGTGGCTCGAAGCGATACGCACGGACTGCGCCCGGTCCGAGCCCGACCAAGCTGGCCCTGCTTGATCCGCAACTGGCCTGGCGCCTTTACAATGCCACCGCCGGGGTACGATACGACATGATCCACGCGCATCATGTCGAGGGCCTGCTGGTGTCACAGATGGCGGCGCGCAGGCGTGGTCTGCCGCTCGTCTTTGATGTTCACGCGCTGCTGGGCAGTGAGCTGCCCTTCTATCGCACGTCATTGCCATCAACTCTTGTGCGCCGGGTCGGGCGCGTGTTTGACCGGATACTGCCCGGGATGGCAGATCATCTGATCACGGTTTCAGGTGAAATCGAGCAGGCCATTCTGCAGCAGGGAAAACTGTCGCAGGCGGATATCACCTGCATACCCAACGGTGTGGAGCGCGAACTTTTCGCTTCAAATGAGATCACCCCTGCGGATCAGCCGACAATTGTGTTTGCCGGTAATTTCGCACCTTATCAGGGGATCGAAAACCTGCTTGAGGCCTTTGCGCTTGTGCGGACGCGTGTGCCGGATGTGCGACTGGTTATGCTGAGCGGGTCTGACTTCGCGCCCTACAGGGCACAGGCGGACGCCCTGAACATATCTGATGCCATCGAGTTCCGTTCCGTCGCTTTGTCAGACCTCGGCGACAGCCTCGCGAAATGCGCGATTGCAGTAAATCCGCGGATCGACTGCGCCGGCCTGCCCCAGAAGCTGCTGAACTATATGGCCGCGGGCTGTGCCATTGTAAGCTTTGAAGGCTCGGCCAAACATATCAAAAACGAAGAGAGCGCGCTGATCGTGCCCGACGGAAGCATTGATGCAATGGCACGTTGCATAGAGCGGCTCATCAGGGATTCCGGACTGCGTCGGAAGCTGGGACAGCGCGCCCAGGAAATTGCACGGACGGAGCTGAGCTGGGAGCAGGCCGCCGCCCGCATCGAAGCTGTTTACACAAAACTGCTGGCCGCGCGATGA
- a CDS encoding oligosaccharide flippase family protein, translated as MTMRPTLQLPVPGFFRDLGIMSVVRLSGGFLLFATQVMLARWMSTDDFGIFSFAWMWVAILSTVAGFGYVAASVRFLARYNDQHMAGMAHGIIRHSRQVVLISAGVVSLIAWAAFELLLENSPYLPGLRIALFAVPVLTLLNIDSAVARAMGWMGMSTIAEQIGRPLVLLAAGAVLAHLYGVTTSGTYIAACLAAYLIVTSVQNVVVRRRIARALPEVPPLYERRRWNSVAFLLFWLSLSQMLRINGDGIVVGLVLGTEQVALYVTAVRTATLAGFVLVITNMVSQPRLSALMGRKDDEELRRFYRTARLATLAAVIAIALALSVLGKPVLGLFGPQYVAAYPALLILLGGHVVAAYFGPAMSLLTMGDEQKAVALISTAGAILNILLTLFLASHYGIAGAACSSAGTAVLTAFLMARIAERRIL; from the coding sequence ATGACAATGCGCCCGACCCTTCAGCTCCCTGTGCCCGGCTTTTTCCGCGATCTCGGGATTATGTCTGTTGTCCGGCTGAGCGGCGGCTTTCTGCTGTTTGCGACCCAGGTGATGCTGGCGCGCTGGATGAGCACGGATGATTTCGGCATCTTCAGCTTTGCATGGATGTGGGTGGCGATCCTCTCGACCGTTGCGGGCTTTGGCTACGTCGCGGCGAGTGTTCGTTTTCTGGCGAGATACAATGATCAGCATATGGCGGGGATGGCCCATGGTATAATCCGCCATTCGCGACAGGTTGTGCTGATCTCCGCAGGGGTGGTTTCGCTCATCGCCTGGGCGGCATTCGAGCTGCTTCTGGAGAACTCGCCCTATCTGCCCGGCCTGCGTATAGCGCTCTTTGCGGTTCCGGTTCTTACCCTGCTCAATATCGATTCCGCTGTTGCCCGTGCGATGGGATGGATGGGCATGTCCACTATTGCAGAGCAGATCGGGCGCCCTCTGGTCCTGCTGGCGGCCGGCGCCGTGCTTGCTCATCTTTACGGGGTCACCACCAGCGGCACCTATATCGCAGCCTGCCTTGCGGCATACCTCATTGTTACTTCTGTGCAGAATGTTGTCGTCCGGAGGCGCATTGCCCGCGCGCTTCCGGAGGTGCCGCCGCTTTACGAACGCCGCAGATGGAACAGCGTCGCCTTTCTGCTCTTCTGGTTAAGCCTTTCGCAGATGCTGCGCATCAATGGCGATGGTATTGTTGTCGGCCTTGTCCTGGGGACTGAACAGGTTGCTCTTTATGTGACAGCCGTGCGGACCGCGACGCTTGCCGGCTTTGTGCTGGTTATAACAAATATGGTGTCACAGCCCCGTCTTTCCGCTCTCATGGGCAGGAAGGATGATGAGGAGCTGAGGCGGTTTTATCGTACCGCCCGGCTTGCGACGCTTGCCGCTGTTATCGCCATTGCCCTGGCCCTCAGCGTTTTGGGCAAGCCGGTCCTTGGGCTTTTCGGGCCGCAGTATGTCGCCGCTTATCCGGCGCTGCTCATTCTGCTGGGAGGTCATGTGGTGGCGGCTTATTTCGGCCCGGCGATGTCGCTTCTGACCATGGGAGATGAGCAGAAAGCAGTGGCACTGATCAGCACAGCAGGGGCAATCCTGAATATATTGCTGACGCTCTTTCTGGCCTCTCATTATGGTATCGCCGGCGCCGCCTGCAGCAGCGCGGGAACTGCGGTTCTGACCGCCTTTCTGATGGCGCGCATAGCGGAGCGCCGAATACTCTGA
- a CDS encoding peptidyl-prolyl cis-trans isomerase, whose product MQKLNTVSRVAREPLVRFLLLGALLFLAFEFIAPAEETMTPGLTITINEADIEQMRERFEAVWTRPPDNDETDRLIDARIREEIFVREALLLSLDQDDTIIRQRLYQKMEFLLQSVAEIREPGEDEVRAYFERNKAQYSTGPQYAFQQVYLGQAGDADPNPGELLVMLNDGADYSLAGQSSLLPGALELSTEREITARFGEGFAGSLAQLPTGDWVGPVTSGYGLHLVRITHRKEPVAPELKSVRPQVIADWRRDDLEASMTDMFKALAEKYTIEVDAPEAAQ is encoded by the coding sequence ATGCAAAAATTAAACACAGTGTCCAGAGTTGCCCGTGAACCGCTTGTGCGCTTTTTGCTGCTGGGTGCTCTGCTGTTTCTGGCTTTTGAGTTTATTGCACCGGCTGAGGAGACCATGACTCCGGGGCTCACAATCACGATTAACGAGGCCGACATCGAACAGATGCGCGAGAGGTTTGAAGCTGTCTGGACGCGTCCGCCCGACAACGATGAAACCGACCGGCTGATCGATGCCCGTATCCGTGAGGAGATATTTGTGCGGGAGGCGCTTCTTCTTTCACTTGATCAGGACGACACGATCATCCGACAGCGGTTATACCAGAAGATGGAGTTCCTTCTTCAGTCTGTCGCTGAGATCCGGGAGCCGGGTGAAGATGAGGTGCGCGCATACTTTGAGCGCAACAAAGCGCAGTATTCGACCGGCCCGCAATATGCTTTTCAGCAGGTCTACCTGGGGCAGGCCGGTGACGCGGACCCGAACCCCGGCGAGCTTCTTGTGATGCTGAACGACGGGGCGGATTACAGTCTGGCCGGGCAAAGTTCATTGCTGCCCGGTGCACTGGAACTGTCAACGGAAAGGGAGATCACTGCGCGGTTCGGCGAGGGATTTGCCGGATCTCTTGCGCAGCTTCCGACAGGTGACTGGGTCGGGCCGGTTACATCCGGATACGGGCTTCATCTTGTCAGAATTACGCACCGCAAAGAACCTGTAGCACCTGAGCTGAAAAGTGTTCGCCCGCAGGTCATAGCAGACTGGCGCCGGGACGATCTTGAGGCGTCGATGACAGATATGTTCAAGGCGCTTGCTGAGAAATACACTATTGAAGTGGACGCGCCGGAGGCCGCGCAGTGA